In Streptobacillus canis, the DNA window AAAAAGGTGATGAAGTCTCAGAAATGTATATCAGTAAATATAGACATGGAATGACGAAAATGGTAGGTGAAGGAGCTTATTTAAAAGAACCAATGTATATTTGTTATACAGTTGTATCTGTTTATGAAGTTAATGATATTGTAAAAGCGATTTTAGAAGTAGATAAAAAGGCAATAATAAATACATTTAAAACCGATGCATTCTACGGAAAATTTTATATACCGCCAATTTAAAAAAAGACTTGAAAAATATTTTCAAATATGTTATTATCTATAAGTAAATTAAGCGAATATTCCGCTGTTTTCAAAGACGCATATACAATATATGAAGAGAAAATACGAATGTTTTAGAAGGAAGGATGTGAATTTCTTGAAAGAGAAATTAATTGAATTAGTAGAAAGAGAATACTTAAAAGTAGATTTACCAGAATTCAAAGCTGGGGATACAGTAGCAGTACACTATACAGTAAAAGAAGGAAATAAAACTAGAATACAGGTTTTTGAAGGTGTAGTAATTAGAATTTCTGGAGGAAGTGTTCAAAAAAGCTTTACAGTAAGAAAAGTATCTTCAGGAGTTGGAGTAGAAAGAATTATACCAATTAACTCTCCATTAATCGATAAAATCGAAGTTAAGAAGATAGGTAAAGTAAGAAGAGCTAAATTATACTACTTAAGAGGATTAAGCGGTAAAGCAGCAAGAATTAAAGAAATTAGAAAATAAGTATATAAACCTAGCATTTGCTAGGTTTTTTCTTTAA includes these proteins:
- the rplS gene encoding 50S ribosomal protein L19, which produces MKEKLIELVEREYLKVDLPEFKAGDTVAVHYTVKEGNKTRIQVFEGVVIRISGGSVQKSFTVRKVSSGVGVERIIPINSPLIDKIEVKKIGKVRRAKLYYLRGLSGKAARIKEIRK